In Mangifera indica cultivar Alphonso chromosome 7, CATAS_Mindica_2.1, whole genome shotgun sequence, the genomic window aattatgtattatcatatgattggatgttacttcatccttaattcaaaatcatctaatcacatgatgacacatcatttatgtatctaattgCGTtcttaaaaatgtataaacatggttttattaatagtaaattataaaatccaaTAATTCCGATAGATTAATTACTAAACGTAAACAGTACCAGAGATGTTTCTgctacaaaatttgaaagttaaacAATAAAtgtattgaaaagaaaaggaaacaagtaaCGGCGCAGAACTTACATATCACATTGATTAAGCAACAGAAGCTTATTTACCACACAAGACTGTCCTTTTGATTTGCATACTGAATCACATGAATCACCTTGCCTATCAACCAGATAAAAAGAGGTGAAGCGAATTAGTTATATAAGCATAATAAGTGCAAATGAAGGAACCGAAATAATATGAAAACTCACTCACTTTccaataaaaatgttaattcCATTCAGCCTGGTATCTGGCTGGCTTACACTGGCCCCTGCACAATGAAAATTTACTTGCACCATTTAGTTCTTCTAAAAGGTTGTTAATGTTTctttaaacagaaaaaatatacaaaatcaagaaaatgataagaaatttGTTACACAAGCAGTAAATTAATTGTCTTTATTTACATAGAATTAAACCAACTTAGAAACTTTGTTgtcatatatatttcatttatatggATTGAACAGTCCTTATTAGAAGTTAAGAGTCCTCTGCTCCAAATATCCTTGACAAAcaccaaaaaacaaaatgaaaccaTCGATTACATAGTGGTTGTATAATGTATGCATTAATAGTCAGTGAAAACTTGGCCTGAAGAATCTGTTTTGCAAGCCATCAATTACATAGCAGCATACTAAACATATTTTGCaacaaaaattcatatataGACTGACCTGAAGAGTTTGACTGCAGTGAAAAGCAATGATGAAAATCACTACGATAAGCATTTTCGTGAACCTGAAATATTCAGACTCGTTTAGATATTAGTATCATGGATCATAAAACAGACCATGAATTTATTTGCTGATCACGTTAGTTATCAAAAGAACTACAAATTGTTTATAATTGTGTAGAAGGTGAAACATGAGTTAACCAACAGCTGGTGAGAAAATTTGAACTCATATCTACACCACATAGTTAGGATGCTAGTGCCATGGCTTTTCAAAAGCATACCAagagctctctctctctctctctctctctctctctctctctctctctctctctctatatatatatatatatatatatatataattattttaataataaagttactATTTGAGGtccaaaaaattaaagtaactACAGTCAAAAAGTCACATTACACCATGATACTCAGACGCTGAAATCAAAGATCTAAAACATATCAAACTGATAGTTAAAACACCAACAGATTGCttgaaattttctaattatagaGGCTTTTAAGAGTTATCTCACTTCTCTCCAACCTCCAAGAAATATTCAGAGAGACTGTATAAGAGTACAGCTAGCTAATTGCAGTTATGAATAAAAAGATGCACCATAAAACTATGTATTTAATTAGCTTGTGAAAAAATTTCAGAGTTCTAAGCAGATATCCTCAATTTACATAGTCTAAAGACGGACCAACACACTTTAATCAAACTACAGTTGATATTCACCTCATTTCTGTACACAATAATATTCATTCCAAGTTCAGctaacataaaataaaagaatggtTTCATGAATGTTCATAGTAGTTGCAATCCAATAGATGGTCATCAAGTACTCTAGCAGGGAATAACTACATAATTCAGTTCACCAAGGACCACGttcaatttttgtatttgatCTTTCTCAGAAGCACTATCCCTGCTCCACTTCTGGCTTATGATACTGTTTATTGtcttattaattattgaagCATTCACTAGATTGAAGTAATAAGACTTACCACACTCTCAGAGTTATGGCGACACCTCCcagcacaaaaatcaaaaacactTTGAAAAGTTCCTGCCAGAAGAGTGaaagaatgaaaaatgagataaatctTTTCCTTGCAGATATTCCAATTGAAAAAGTGCTCTGTGAAGAAATCCAAGCTACACTTATTCCTTATCATTTCAATGCATGCAGAAAAACCAACTACTTTAGAATTAAGATTCCAGGAATTGCCAAAAACCCATCTGAAATACACACACACTCCAAGTTCATCTTTTTATTACAGCTCagtttttctttctcaatctAAATCACTAACATGCAACCATCAGCTTCAATAGAAAATCAAGACTTAAATATCCGTAAAATGTTTACCTAACAACAGTAGCCAGTAAAGTGCCCAAATGGAAGCCCTAAAAGCTAAAGCTTTCTAAAGAAAAAGCAAATTCCTGTCTACCACAATTTAAGAATTTACCAGCAGTTGCAGGCTTAGCTATCTTTGTCTTCAGCACTTGCTCCTTTTGTGTCTGCAGGTTACAACCCAGAAAAAATTTCATCtgaatattatatgatttaacatcaagaagaagaaaaggaataCAACCAATTGAGCAGTCAAAGAAAATACTCGTGCAGGATTAACACAGCATGAGACACAAAATTCATAAGAGTTGCAACACTGTGAAAGAAGATCACATCCCCTGAAAACAacagaaaattatttcaatattatcaAGTACTCGTGGTCAAGAACAGCTACTCAGTGGCCAGCTTAGGAAAAACTCACTGACAAGAAAATTTCTCTCCTTTCACAGGACAGCAATGTGACTGGGGATCCAAAGATAGAGCATCACATACATACCCTACAATGTAAATGATGATTATAGAACAAACAGAATCAAGAAAAAATACCATGCTGCAGGCTTGTAAGAAGCAATATCTAAATGAAGTTAAGGTAAACTTAGAACAGTTACAGAATTTTGAGCATGTCTCAATGAGCCccttttttttacaaattagaCTGTAAATTgattgacaaattaaaaaaaccacaaaaaacAGATGTCAATTCCGGTTACATGACAAAGATTACTTCGGAACAAAGTGTCATAGCTACAAAAATGGAGGAATCGCAAGCATTTCTCCAAGATTTTCTGCGAAAATACGAAGCAAGAAACTGAAATCACTCACCGTTATCATCAGACAATAAATATCTTCCTTGAACAGTGGTTCTACACAAGGTTTTCTCGTGAAAACCAATATTATCCCTGTAATTtacaaaaagaaatgaaaaagaaaggcagactttaaattttcttttccattttcccGGGAACCAAACGGAAAGTGAAAAacgaaaaattgaaattgagagaAGATTCTTTGCGCATGGAGAAAGGGAAACAGAGTACCTGATCGCTGAAACGGTGGACGAAAATTGGATGAcgagaaattgaagaaatagaAACGATAGATTTAATTGACATTTAGACATTCtgttttgagtttgatttgaaaatttggagtTTCTTTATCTCGCTTTTTCTATAAAATCAGGGCGTGTTTTCTATCCGACCCGAGCGTGAGGCCGGCTCAAGCTACAATTCCATATTCGGTTCAGGTTTATTCCAAAACCAAATTAGTTTTCCGCCCAAGGTCTGACGGCATTATTAAAGCACCCTCAGAAAGTCAAATTCTCACTCAtgattcaattttgttaatgtgGATATCAAATTACCATTGTattctaatcaaattaaaaatatataacttaaactctaaaaatattaaatttctaacctactttaaaatttgttatacattgttaaaccttaaaatttttcaattgatGTATacgcggctccattgtcatctTTGGATTTCAAGTCAttcttaagtctccatgcaacctttaaagctaagaagaatgaagttctagcaaatctcaagtcaaaagaagcattgcaccttcaattttggcctaaaaccacttttggatatagtcttattacatccacctaAGGTCCAAATAAATAGCTTACttcaattgatccaaaagttcAACTTTTAAAGttcatcaatggcccaaacgtccaaacatcattttgagaagcccaaagagcccaaaattgggttttagttacattggaactaaattagaatttagttgttt contains:
- the LOC123221870 gene encoding uncharacterized protein LOC123221870 isoform X2, which encodes MSKCQLNLSFLFLQFLVIQFSSTVSAIRDNIGFHEKTLCRTTVQGRYLLSDDNGYVCDALSLDPQSHCCPVKGEKFSCQGCDLLSQCCNSYEFCVSCCVNPARTQKEQVLKTKIAKPATAGTFQSVFDFCAGRCRHNSESVVHENAYRSDFHHCFSLQSNSSGASVSQPDTRLNGINIFIGKQGDSCDSVCKSKGQSCVVNKLLLLNQCDIIQKYFSCKGGCLVSMGADQPAEVVDDAPSHLNPTACLYTRTQSMLSCDGTHQYTRRLCPCA
- the LOC123221870 gene encoding uncharacterized protein LOC123221870 isoform X1 yields the protein MSKCQLNLSFLFLQFLVIQFSSTVSAIRDNIGFHEKTLCRTTVQGRYLLSDDNGYVCDALSLDPQSHCCPVKGEKFSCQGCDLLSQCCNSYEFCVSCCVNPARVFSLTAQLTQKEQVLKTKIAKPATAGTFQSVFDFCAGRCRHNSESVVHENAYRSDFHHCFSLQSNSSGASVSQPDTRLNGINIFIGKQGDSCDSVCKSKGQSCVVNKLLLLNQCDIIQKYFSCKGGCLVSMGADQPAEVVDDAPSHLNPTACLYTRTQSMLSCDGTHQYTRRLCPCA